In Zea mays cultivar B73 chromosome 7, Zm-B73-REFERENCE-NAM-5.0, whole genome shotgun sequence, the following proteins share a genomic window:
- the LOC109941001 gene encoding probable aquaporin PIP2-7, with protein sequence MSKGDVVIETAAEAEATAKAPYWDPPPAPLLDTSELKKWSLYRALIAEFMATLIFLYVSVATVIGYKSQSQAEACTGVGFLGVAWSFGATIFILVYCTGGISGGHINPAVTFGLFVGRKLSLVRTLLYIAAQCLGAVCGVGIVKAIMKHPYNSLGGGANEVATGYSVGGALAAEIVGTFILVYTVFSATDPKRTARDSFIPVLVPLPIGFAVFVVHLATIPITGTGINPARSLGAAVLYNQHDAWKDHWIFWVGPLIGATVAALYHKLVLRGEAVKALGSFRSTSATV encoded by the exons ATGTCGAAGGGGGACGTGGTCATCGAGAcggcggcggaggcggaggccACCGCGAAGGCGCCGTACTGGGACCCTCCGCCGGCCCCGCTGCTGGACACGAGCGAGCTGAAGAAGTGGTCCCTGTACCGCGCGCTCATCGCCGAGTTCATGGCCACCCTCATCTTCCTCTACGTGAGCGTCGCGACCGTCATCgggtacaagagccagtcccaggCCGAAGCGTGCACCGGTGTCGGCTTCCTCGGCGTCGCCTGGTCCTTCGGCGCCACCATCTTCATCCTCGTCTACTGCACCGGCGGCATCTCAG GTGGGCACATCAACCCTGCCGTGACGTTCGGCCTGTTCGTTGGGCGGAAGCTGTCGCTGGTGCGCACCCTACTGTACATCGCGGCGCAGTGCCTCGGCGCCGTCTGCGGCGTGGGCATCGTCAAGGCGATCATGAAGCACCCCTACAACTCCCTCGGCGGCGGCGCCAACGAGGTGGCCACCGGCTACTCCGTCGGGGGAGCCCTCGCCGCCGAGATCGTCGGCACGTTCATCCTCGTGTACACCGTCTTCTCCGCCACCGACCCCAAGCGCACGGCGCGCGACTCCTTCATCCCC GTGCTTGTGCCGCTGCCGATTGGGTTTGCGGTGTTCGTGGTTCACCTGGCGACTATTCCGATCACCGGCACGGGCATCAACCCGGCCAGGAGCCTCGGCGCTGCCGTCCTCTACAACCAACACGACGCATGGAAAGACCAT TGGATCTTCTGGGTTGGGCCGCTgatcggggcgacggtggcggcgctGTACCACAAGCTCGTGCTGCGCGGGGAGGCCGTCAAGGCGCTCGGCTCGTTCAGGAGCACCAGCGCCACCGTGTGA